In Tenacibaculum sp. 190524A02b, the genomic stretch ATCTTAAAAGAAATTAAAAACGAATTAGATGAGGTTATAATCACAGCAAAAAAGCCAACTATAAAAAGAAAAGTAGATCGATTAGTTTTTAATATTGAAAATAGTATTGTTTCTTCCGGAGGAGATGCTATGGATGTTTTGAAAAAAACACCCGGTGTTCGTGTAGGAGATAATGCAATCTCATTAATTGGAAAAAGTTCGGTTAGAATTTTAATTAATGACAGAATTTCACCTTTAACAGGAGAAGACCTTACCAATTACTTACAATCACTTAACTCAAATGATATTACTAAAATTGAGGTTATTACTAATCCGCCTTCAAAATATGAAGCAGCTGGTAATAGCGGACTTATTAATATAGTTCTTAAAAAAGCAAAAAAGAATTACTTTGGAGGTAATGTTAGGTCCACGTATAGACAAGCTACATATGCTAGTGCTATTTTAGGAGGAGGAATAACCTACCAAAAAAACAAGCTATCATTATTTACTAATATAAATGCAAGTAATGGATCTGTAGAAGTAAATGAAACTAATAAAATATTTTATCCAAATCAAACTTGGGATACAGATTCAAAGGTTAGGTACTTTACTAAATCTATTGCTGCTAGAGCTGGTATTGATTATGATATTAATGAGAACACCTCATTTGGATTTCAATATCTTGGAGGAACAAGCAAACCTGACAATAATGAAATAACAAATACTAACTTAATTAATAACTTAAGAACAATAGATTCTTTATTGTTAACAAAAGCTGGGGTAGATAAGAAAAACTATTACCATTCTTTTAATGGTCATTTTAAAGCTGAATTGGACACATTAGGCAAATCTATAAATGTGGATGTTGATTACTTTATTTATGATAATAAGCAAACTAGAAATAACACCACTGAAACTTTTCAACAAGGAAATTTAGTACAAAATTCAACAAATGTATTTAGAAATACTTCTAATCAGCATATTAAATCATTTACTTCAGGCATTGACCTTGAATGGCCAAGTAAATTTGCTAATCTTGAATTTGGAGGAAAGGTATCATTCATTAAAAATAATAGTGATGTAAGTGCTTTTAATTTTCAAAACAACACATTTACAATTAATCCTAACCAATCAAATGTTTTTGAATACCAAGAAAATACACAAGCTATTTACGCCAGTGTTAGCAAGTCATTAAAAAAATGGGATTTTAAATTAGGTTTACGTATGGAGTTTACGCAAACTGAAGGAAATTCAATTACGCTTAATCAATTAAATGAAAACAATTATAATAAGTTATTTCCAACAGCTTATGTTACTTATAATCCAAATGATAGTCACTCTTTATCATTAAATTATGGTAAAAGAATTAACAGACCTAATTATCATGAGTTAAATCCATTCAGGTGGTATTCTAATCCATTTTCTTACTCTGAAGGAAACCCATTTTTACAGCCTTCTTTTATAGATAATTTTGAGCTATCACATACTTTTAAAAACAACTTAAATACTTCTTTTTATGTTTCATTTACTGAAGATGGAAGTGACCAAATAACTTTAACAGATAGCAACACCAATATACAAGCTACTGTTAGAAGAAATTTTTTAACACAAAATGTACTTGGAATATACCAATCTTATACACTAAAAAAAGTAAAATGGTTAGAGTCTTATTTACAATATGATGTAAATTATTCAAAAATAAAATCAAACCTTCCAAATACTATTCAAGAGCAAGATGGTTTTAACTTTTATGGAGCCATAGACAACTCATTCTATTTTAACAATAGTAAAACTTTTCTAGGAGAATTTAATTTTTGGTATTCAAGTCCAAGTGTTAGCGGGGTTGATAGAATTGGGCAAAGTTATGCTGCTGATATGGGGTTAAAATGGCTTTTTTTAGATAAAAAACTACAAGTAAACTTTGTGTTAACGGATATTTTTAAAACTAATAGAAGTGTTATTAAAAGTATAGTAAACGGTATAAAACAAGAATACAACAACTACTATGATAATAGACAATTAAGGGTTTCACTTACTTACAAGTTTGGTAATAGTAAGCTTAGAAGTAAAAGAAAAAGCTTTAGTAATGAAGAAGAAAGAAGTAGAGCTAATTAAAAATTAAATACAATGAAATTATCAAAATTAACATCATTCGAAATCTTAAACGAAAAAACTATTAACCTTATCAATGGAGGAAAAACACAACGTCCTTCAAAAAAAGGAGACAGTCATAGATGTGCAGATGTAAGAGATTGCTGCGTAATAAAAAAGAATGCAGACAAATTACAGAAAGTCCATTCTCACGCTCATACGCATACGCATCATTAAAACACCAATCTTAATCAACTAACACAAACAATAAAATAACGCTTGCAAGCAAGTCCGTAAATAACCAATGACTTTAAACTTTAGGTTTAATTAACCAATTAAAATTTAAATAAAATGAAATTATCAAATTTATCACAATTCGAAACTTTAAACAATGAAACTGTAGAAACTATCACTGGCGGTGCAGCGGATAGAGATTCTAGACGTAATGATAGCGAAACAAAAGACTGTAAAAAAGGGGACGTTTTTAAGTCAAAATCTGGAGTTGCAGGACAAGCTTAATTAATAACCAATTAAAATTAAATAAAATGAAATTATCAAATTTAAAAGCATTCGAAACTTTAAACAATGAAACAATTGAAACTATCACTGGTGGTGGTGTAGCTGGAAGAGATTCTAGACGTAATGATAGTGAAACTAAAGATTGTAAGAAAAACGACAAGTTTAATGCAATAGCTGACGTACAAGCTTAATAAGTAACCAATTAAAATTTAAACAAAATGAAATTATCAAATTTAAAAGCAATAGAAAAATTAAGTAACGAAACTGTTCAAACTATCACTGGAGGTGGAGTACCAGGAAGAGATGGTGACTCTAGACGTAATGATTCTACTTCTCATGACTGTAAGAAAAACGATGAGTTTAAATCTGGAGCTCCAGGACAAGCGTAATTAATAACCAATTAAAATTAAATAAAAATGAAATTATCAAATTTATCACAATTCGAAACTTTAAATAACGAAACTGTTGAAACTATCAATGGTGGAGCAGCTGGAAGAGATTCAAGAAGAAACGATTCTACTTCTCATGACTGTAAGAAAAATGACGAATTTCAATCAGTAGCTGCAGGACAAGCTTAATTAGTAATCAATTAAAATTAAATAAAAATGAAATTATCAAATTTATCACAATTCGAAACTTTAAATAACGAAACTGTTCAAACTATTACTGGTGGTAGCGCTTTAGATTCTAGAAGAAATGATTCTAAATCTCATGACTGTAAAAAAGGTGACACTTTTGAATCAGCTTCTATAGCTCAAGCTTAAAATTATTTTAAAAATGACGTTAAAAAAGCTAACATCACTTGAAACTTTAAATAGTGAAACTGTTGAGATTATCACCGGTGGTGCAACAGGAAGAGATTCTAGACGTAATGATTCTACAGGAAAGGATTGTAAAAAAAATGATCCTCCAGTAGTAATATTACAAGCATAATTAGTAACCAATTAAAATTAAATAAAAATGAAATTATCAAATTTATCACAATTCGAAACTTTAAATAACGAAGCTGTTCAAACTATTACTGGTGGTAGCGCTTTAGATTCTAGAAGAAATGACTCTAAATCTCATGACTGTAAAAAAGGTGACACTTTTACATCTGCAGCTGTAGGACAAGCATAATTAGTAATCAATTAAAATTTAAATAAAATGAAATTATCAAATTTAACACAATTCGAAACTTTAAAAAACGAAACTGTTCAAACTATTACTGGAAGTGGAGTACCAGGAAGAGATGGTGATTCTAGACGTAATGATAGTAAAACAAAAGATTGTAAAAAAGGAGATAAGTTTAATTAATAGCTTACTTAAAAATAGCTTGATTGAAATAAAATTGTTCGAAAAATTTAATAACTAAATTATTGAAGTGACTTTGGGTAGAAGAGCAGCTATAAAGAAGCTGACTCAACATACCATTTCATAAAATTTAAGTTTATCGAACAAGCAAATTCAAAAAACTTATCATTTAAAATTAATTAGGGGGCAGTATCCTCTGACAAAAGAACTGTCCTCTTAATTATAAGAATAAAATCAAAGGTAAAATTAATAAAAATAAAAACCAAATAAATTATGAAACTTAAATCATTAAAACATATAGACACTTTAAATAAAGAAGAATTAGTATTTGTTAATGGAGGTACTTCACTAGTACATTCTAAAAAAAATGATACTAGACAAGATAGTGATAGATCTGACGGGCAAGGATGTATTCCTCCTTTTAACCAATAAAAGCATGAAACTATCATCTTTAACCACAATTGAAAAAATTAACAAAGAAGAATTAGCATTTGTTAATGGAGGAACTGGTTTGAAATACAATCATACTAGAGGACACGATACTCTAAGAAACGACTCACAAAAACAAGACGGAGGTGCAAGCGGACAATTCAAACACATAGCTCAATAAATACAATTAAATTATGAAATTAAAATCTTTAGATTCATTCGAATCACTAAACAAACAGCAATTATCTTTTATAGTAGGAGGCGGAATGAGAACAGACTCTGAACTTTGGCAAGACTCTACCAGTCATGATTGTAAAAAAAAGGACGTAGGTGGTAATAGTAAAAAACAAGATACAGCCGCTTTAATGGCTTTTTAAAAACTAAAAATCATGAAATTAACATCCTTAAACCAAATAGAAAAAGTTAATAACGAAGAATTGACCTTTATTAACGGAGGCCAAGTATTTTATCATTCTTGTAAAAAAAATTGTAAAATAGACGACAACAACCAACCAACTAGACCTGCAAAGAAAAAAAAGGTTAGTTGATTTATTTAAACTTTCAATACTTAAGACGTTTGTTTTATCACTAAACACAAAAAAGTCTTTAGGATATTTAAATAGTGTACGTAGCTATTATACTTTATTAATACAAGAAAGATGTTTGTTAGATTACTAGAAGGGATTGTCTAAAAGCAATTAACTACCACTTTAAACTTTTCTCAAGTTCATAATAGCTTTAATACTAAGGCTAATAAACGCAAAGATAAGTTTTGTTTAACCATAAACTTAACTTTTAGCAATCTCTTCTTTTTAAAAACAAGAACTAACTATAGGTAATTTAAACTTTAAAAAATGAAAATTAAATTAAAACAACTGACAGAAATCTCTACAGAAGAGAGCATATATATTATTGGAGGTCAAGTACAATCAGATAAAAAAAAGAAAGGTAAAAAAAGGAAGTCTAAAAGAGTATGTAACTCTGATGCTACTGATACTGTTAAAAACGACACATTTTAAATTTTAAACTATGATTTTAGTACTTTCATTTGATTACTACGAACAAGGTACAGATCCAGTAATAGATTGGTTATTGTATCACAAAGCTGACTTTGTAAAAGTTACCATACAAGATTTAATACAAACAAACATCCGTTTTAATATTGATATAAATAAAGGACGAATTTTTGTAGAAGGAAAAGATATTACTGATGAAATTAAGGTAATATGGTATAGAAGATTTGAAGAAGATTTAGTATCTGAACTTCCAAATAGTGAACATTCAGAACAAGCATTATTTGAGCTTAAGAACGAAGTAGAAGTAACAGTTTCTTATTTAAAAAGAATCTTAGCTGATAAAAAATGGATGCCTTATAATGAAGGTATTTCATTAGACAAACCTGAAGTAACTTATTTTGCTGAACAGTTTAACCTTAAAACTCCTAAAAGTATTATAACCAACAATAAAAAGGATCTTTTAGATTTTCAAGCCAACGTTAAAACAAACTTAATAAGTAAACCAATAAGGCACAGTTCTTATTTTATTGACAACCAGCACACCTATAGTATATACACCCAAAAATTTGAAAAACCTGAAATAGAAACTTTACCAGAAAATTTTGTTTTAACATTATTTCAAGAATGTGTTGATTCTGAATTTGAAATAAGAGTATTCTATTTAGATGGTGAGTTTTACGCTACAGCTATAATAGTTTCTGACAAACCAGATAATGTGGTTGATGTGAAATTAAACTACAACTCCAATAATATTAGCTGGGTACCTTATAAACTACCTGAAAAATATGAACAGTCATTAGATGCTTTTATGAAATCTATAAACCTTAATACAGGTTCGCTAGATATTATGAAAACTAAAGATAACGAATATGTAATGTTAGAAGTAAATCCTGTTGGTCAATACAGTGCACCAGGGTATCGATGTAATTATAACCTAGAAGAAAAAATCGCCAATTGGCTTATAAGTTATGACAACTAAATTAACAAAAACATCTGTTTTTACAGAAGAAGATTTAAAGCACCTTCCATTAACCTATAGAAAAATGGAAGTTGAAGAAACTAAAAATATTGGTGAACTATATGTAGGAAGTATGTATAGTAGAAGTGATAAGCACTTTAGTAAAAAGTATATGATATTTAATTCTCACAAACCTATTTCAAATTTTTTAATCGATGATGAAACAATCTAAAGCAGAACACTTGCTACTATTTAATTTTTGTAAGGTAGTAAAAGGAACAGAAAAAAGTATTATTTGTGATTTTCAAAGGGAAAAAATTAAGTTTATTCCAAATGAAATGGGAGAAATAATAACAATGTTAAAAGAAAAACCTTTTAACTCAGTTAAAGAATATTTTGAAGAAGACGCTGAAGTTTTTAACTCATATATAAATTTTTTAATTTCTGAAGGGTTTGCGTTCTATAGTAAAGACAAAGAAAACTTTATAGACATAGAGAATTATTGGACAAGTCCTGAAGTAATTAACAATGCAATTATTGAGTATGATTTTAAAGCATACAATCTAAAGAAAGTTTTATACCAACTAGATAACCTTTGTACAAAGTTTATCGAATTTAGATTTACTTCATTTACAGAAGAAAACATTACAGAATTTGAAGAGCTTTTGAAGTTTTGTAGTCGTTCAGTTTTAAGAAGTACACGCATCTATCTTCCATACGTTTCAAAAGAGGTTTCAAAAAAAATAATAGCATTAACAAAATCATTTCCAATTATAGATTGCATAATCTTTTATAACAGTAAGTCAAATAAGTCCTTAGAGAGAGAAAACCAACAAACGTTTTTTATAACGCAACAACTTAAAGACATTACCAATTCCAATATTAATAGAAAGTTTTTAGTTAATAGCATAGAATACTATTATGAATGTCAAAAATTCAATCCTTATTACAATAAAAAAGTTTCTATTGACTCAAAAGGACAAATAAAGAATTGTATTAAAAACACTACTGTTTTTGGAAATGTAAAAAATGATTCACTAGAAAAAGTGGTCACAAGCAAAAGCTTTCAAGAGTTTTGGCATGTAACTCATGATCAAATCACAGATATTCAAAACAGTGAATTGAGATACAATTATATTATAACTAACGATTTAGAAAAGATTTCAGATGGAAAATATAAACTTGTCGTATAAAAAATTCCCATTTTTCAAACAATTAGAATCTGCAGATTGTGGTCCTACTTGTTTAAAAATGATCGCAAAGTTTTATGGTAAAAAAGTAGATATCCATAGCCTTAGAGAACTTTGTCATATTAATAAAAATGGTGTAAACTTTGCAGATTTAATAGATGCTTCAAACAAATTAGGTTTTGAAACAGTTCCTGTAAAAATTACCTTACATCAATTAATTCACCAAGCTCCAAAACCATGTTTATTACACTGGAAAGATAATCATTATGTTGTATTTTTAGGAACTACTAAAAAAGGTGAAATAGTAATTGCTGACCCAGGATTTGGAAAATTAAAACTAAATAAATC encodes the following:
- a CDS encoding TonB-dependent receptor domain-containing protein; this encodes MKNIIISTFLFLVSNLVFGQTFKGIIKDNNNTPIAFANVIVKQNNQMITGTITDEEGKFEITVTKKKPFQIEISFINYESWHKEVTAISNTDFGVIILKEIKNELDEVIITAKKPTIKRKVDRLVFNIENSIVSSGGDAMDVLKKTPGVRVGDNAISLIGKSSVRILINDRISPLTGEDLTNYLQSLNSNDITKIEVITNPPSKYEAAGNSGLINIVLKKAKKNYFGGNVRSTYRQATYASAILGGGITYQKNKLSLFTNINASNGSVEVNETNKIFYPNQTWDTDSKVRYFTKSIAARAGIDYDINENTSFGFQYLGGTSKPDNNEITNTNLINNLRTIDSLLLTKAGVDKKNYYHSFNGHFKAELDTLGKSINVDVDYFIYDNKQTRNNTTETFQQGNLVQNSTNVFRNTSNQHIKSFTSGIDLEWPSKFANLEFGGKVSFIKNNSDVSAFNFQNNTFTINPNQSNVFEYQENTQAIYASVSKSLKKWDFKLGLRMEFTQTEGNSITLNQLNENNYNKLFPTAYVTYNPNDSHSLSLNYGKRINRPNYHELNPFRWYSNPFSYSEGNPFLQPSFIDNFELSHTFKNNLNTSFYVSFTEDGSDQITLTDSNTNIQATVRRNFLTQNVLGIYQSYTLKKVKWLESYLQYDVNYSKIKSNLPNTIQEQDGFNFYGAIDNSFYFNNSKTFLGEFNFWYSSPSVSGVDRIGQSYAADMGLKWLFLDKKLQVNFVLTDIFKTNRSVIKSIVNGIKQEYNNYYDNRQLRVSLTYKFGNSKLRSKRKSFSNEEERSRAN
- a CDS encoding ComC/BlpC family leader-containing pheromone/bacteriocin; protein product: MKLSNLSQFETLNNETVETITGGAADRDSRRNDSETKDCKKGDVFKSKSGVAGQA
- a CDS encoding ComC/BlpC family leader-containing pheromone/bacteriocin; protein product: MKLSNLKAFETLNNETIETITGGGVAGRDSRRNDSETKDCKKNDKFNAIADVQA
- a CDS encoding ComC/BlpC family leader-containing pheromone/bacteriocin gives rise to the protein MKLSNLSQFETLNNETVETINGGAAGRDSRRNDSTSHDCKKNDEFQSVAAGQA
- a CDS encoding ComC/BlpC family leader-containing pheromone/bacteriocin, giving the protein MKLSNLSQFETLNNETVQTITGGSALDSRRNDSKSHDCKKGDTFESASIAQA
- a CDS encoding ComC/BlpC family leader-containing pheromone/bacteriocin, whose translation is MKLSNLSQFETLNNEAVQTITGGSALDSRRNDSKSHDCKKGDTFTSAAVGQA
- a CDS encoding ComC/BlpC family leader-containing pheromone/bacteriocin, producing MKLSNLTQFETLKNETVQTITGSGVPGRDGDSRRNDSKTKDCKKGDKFN
- the gwsS gene encoding grasp-with-spasm system SPASM domain peptide maturase codes for the protein MMKQSKAEHLLLFNFCKVVKGTEKSIICDFQREKIKFIPNEMGEIITMLKEKPFNSVKEYFEEDAEVFNSYINFLISEGFAFYSKDKENFIDIENYWTSPEVINNAIIEYDFKAYNLKKVLYQLDNLCTKFIEFRFTSFTEENITEFEELLKFCSRSVLRSTRIYLPYVSKEVSKKIIALTKSFPIIDCIIFYNSKSNKSLERENQQTFFITQQLKDITNSNINRKFLVNSIEYYYECQKFNPYYNKKVSIDSKGQIKNCIKNTTVFGNVKNDSLEKVVTSKSFQEFWHVTHDQITDIQNSELRYNYIITNDLEKISDGKYKLVV